The following is a genomic window from Acidimicrobiales bacterium.
CATGTGGCCGAGCTGGCTACCGGCTGGATGACTGAGAACGCAGACGTTGTTGCCGGCTGGATTGCCGAAGCAGCAGCCACTACCAGTTGGGCAGAGACCTACGCCCTCGCCGAGCCGACGCACATCCGACAGACCTGCGCTCCGGCCATCGCTGCCCTCCCCATGTGGGTTGCGCGAGACACCGGGATGTTCGGTGAACTGAACCTCACGACCGAATGCGTTCAGATCGGTAGTGGCCCGGAAACTGCGGCGGCCATGGCTGCAGGTGAGGTCGAGATTGCGACCAACATCTACAACAACATGATCCCGCTGGTCGCTGGCGGATTTGATGTTGTCGGCTGGTATCAGCAGTTGGAGGTCAACCTCTTCGACGTCATCGTTGATGTCGACTTCCCAGTTCCGGAGGGTGCCGATTGGAAGGAAGTCATGGCGGCCCTCGACGGGACTAGCGTCGGCGTGGTGGCCCGCGGAGCCGCCGCTGAGGACCTGGCCCGCGAGCTCATGCGGCTTGCTGGTCTCGATCCTGAGAACCAGACCTACGTCGCCGTCGGACTTGACCCGCTCTCAGGACTGGTCAGCGATACGACGCAGTGGACGGTCACCTTCGATCCGTTCATGGTCATCGCAGGGCTGCAGGGCCTCGGCTACCAGCCGTTTGCCCTGATGGAGAACGAGGGACCGTCGAGTCTCCACTGGCCTGGCCTGAGCCAGACGTCCTTCCGGGGCTATGTCGAGGAGAACCCGGATGTCATCTGTGCCTTCTCGGCTGGTTTGAACCGGGCTGCGGCGATGATCGCCGACCCGGCCAACCTGGAGGCGGTCGTAGACATCGCGCTTGACAACCTGCCGATGGACAACCGGGGCTTGGTGACGGCAATCGTCTCGAAGTACACGGACAAGTTCAGCCTGACTGGAAAGGCCGACCGGGACATCATCTCCACCATTGGTGAGTTGTCGGTAGAGGTGGGCAAGGCAGAGAGTGTCCTGACAGCAGACGACCTCATTCTCGAGCCCAGCTGCTGATCGGATAGGCACTACATACCTGAACACCTGGGGGCCCGGCGTTAATGCCGGGCCCCCTAGGTGCCAGTATCCAGGCTTCTTGATTCGAATCTGAGCTGCACATGCCAACTCCCGCGGTCGGGTTAGAAGACGTTTCGCTTGTTTTCGGGGCTGAAGATGACACCTCGGTTCTTGCCTTGGACACGGTGAGCCTTGAGATTGGAGCAGGGGAGTTCGTCGCAATCGTCGGGCCTAGCGGCTGCGGGAAGACGACAATCCTTAACCTCCTCTCGGGTCTGATCCCGCCCACTGCGGGCACTGTGAAGCGAAACGGGCAGGAGGTCGACGGACCAAGCCGAGACATCGGATACATGCTGGCCCGCGCAGCCTTAAGCCCATGGCGTAGTGCGCGGCGCAACGTCGAACTCGGCCTTGAGATCCATGGGGTGAATCGTCAGGAACGTCGGCGCCGCGCTGAGGAACTTCTCTCCCTGCTCCACCTCGACGGCTTTGCCAACGCCTTCCCGAGCCAACTCTCCCAGGGAATGCGACAGCGGGTGGCGATTGCGCGGACACTTGCTATCGAACCCGCCCTGTGGTTATTAGATGAGCCCTTCGGGGCACTCGATGCCCAAACAAGAATGGCCGTCCAGTCGGAGTTCGTCGGCCTGTGGGAACAGTCGGAAGGATCGACAGTGATCCTCGTTACCCATGACCTAGAGGAAGCTGTCCTGCTTGCCGACAGGGTCATCGTGATGACCGCACGCCCGGGTCGGATTAAGAGTGACACAGCGGTCGATCTACCAAGGCCCCGAGTCATTGACGAACTTCGATTTGACGACCAGTTCAGAGAACTCGAGCACCAAATCTGGCAGGAATTGCGCGATGAGATCATCTGACGAAGAGAGAGAAACTCAGGCCCACAGTGCCGGACGACTACCCATCCGGTTCGACGTCAATAGCCTGGACCTGAAGCGCTCTCCCGCCAGGAAGGTGCTGGACCGGGTTGACCTTCCAGTCCAGGCTGTGCGCCTGATCCTCCTCGCCCTGATCCTCTGGGTGTGGCAGAGCGAGAGGATCTTCGACGGTGTGTCGCTCCTCGGATTCGAGATCTTCCCAGAGATCCCCGCTCTCTTTCGAGGTACACCCAGCGGGGTGTGGGACTACATCTCCAAGACCTGGGATGACAGCGTGTTCTGGGGAGACGTCAAGGTCACCTCTCTTGAGGCACTGCTCGGGTTCGTCTACGGGTCGAGTGCAGGCCTGGTCGTCGGGCTACTGCTTGGAAGGTTCCGACGACTAGCTCGCATCTTTGCTCCATTCCTCATCATCACCAACGCCGCACCGAAGGTCGCGTTCGCTCCGATCCTCATCCTCTGGTACGGCGTGGACATCGGATCCAAGATTGCTCTAGCCACGATCATCGTCTTCTTCATCGTGCAGATTCCCGTTCAGGCCGCTGTCGGTGGGATCGATCCCGATCTGGATACCGTGGCCTCCTCGTTGGGCGCCAGCCAACTGCAGAAATTCCGTTTAGTTGTCCTACCAGGGATTCTCGGACCCCTCTTTGGAGCACTTCGTCTCGGGTCCATCTATGCGATTCTCGCTGCAGTGTTCGGCGAGTTCATCGCTTCGAAGCGAGGACTTGGCCAGCGACTGATCACGGCAAGCAACCAGTTCAACTTTGGGGCTGCGTTCGCCCTGATCCTCATCCTCGCCTTCTTGGCCCTCCTCTTCAACTTCGTCATGGGAGTCCTTGAACGTCGCTTGTTGAGATGGCAAGACGACGGTGGAAAAGGAAGCGTCATCTCCCTTTAGACAGACGAGAGGCTCGGACCCGATCGGGTCTTAACGAGCCCAGACCGGATGGCACGATGAGCCCGGTCGAGAACCGCCTCAGTTTCGATTTCCCGCTTCGGAGTGGAGGCCTGGTTCGGCCACATGAAATTTCGCGACGGTTCCAGCGTTTACCTGACCGCCGTCGATGACCAGCGTGTGTCCTGTGATGTAGCGGGCTTCGTCGCTTGCGAGGTACACAGCCGCGCCCGCGATGTCGCCGACTTCTCCAGCAATCCCTAGTGGCGATTTCGACTGGATTACTGCCGCTGCTTGTTCCAGATTGCTGTGGTCGCCAGTCATAACATCAGCGGTCATAGCGCTGACTGTGTTCCCGGGGGCGATGGCATTGACTCGGATCCCATGGGCCGCCATCTCGGATGCGACGGTTTGGGTAAGGCCGATCACGCCGCGCTTCGCAGTCGAATAGGCGTGGGGACCAAGGCCGCCGGTGATACCCGCAATGCTCGACGTGTTGATGATGCTGCCAGACCCCTTGGGAATCATTACGCGAGCAGCGTGTTTCGAACCAAGGAACGCTCCCGTCAGCAGGACGGAGATGGTTCTCTCCCAGTCCTCGACCGAGGTGTCAGCGATGGACCCGACTGCACCAAGGATGCCAGCATTATTGAACATCACGTCCAGTTGGCCCCACCGAGCGACAGCCATGCCAACCGCTGCTGCCACATCGTCTTCCGACGTCACATCGGTCAATGCGAACGCCGCCGAGTCGCCGAGTTCAGCGGCAAGGGATTCGCCGATTTCCTGTTGGATGTCCGCGAGAACGACTGACGCACCCTCGTCCACGAACCGGCGCGCTGTTCCGGCGCCGATGCCGCTCGCAGCGCCGGTTATGACGGCAACCATGCCGTCCAGGCGACCCGACATCTGATCTCCTTGCTACTCGTCGTTCTTTCGCTGTTGCAGCCCGTGTCCGGGCACCGGCCTCAGGATCCTGGGAGTTGGTTCTGGAAGGTGGCAAGGTCGAAGTAGTCGCGCCAGAGGCTGATCTCCCCGTCCGTTACCTCAAACATTCCAGCGACCTCGAGCTCAACCCACCCGTGAGCCATCTCGAACCGATCAAGTCGTTCATTGAATACCAAGTTTCCTTCTGCTGCGCTTCGCAACACCGGCCATTCAACCGTTAAGCAGGAGCCAAGCAGTGGTTCGAGGATGTCAAGGACAGCCACTTTCCCGTGGACCTTGCCAATCGGGACGTTGTCGTATTCGCACTGGCTCGAAAGGTGGGCGACAGCGGCTGCAGCGTCGCGTCGCTCGATCGAGGCGATAAAAGAAGACACGACCTCGGTCGGAGTATTCGTCACTGCATGACTCCTTTACGGTTCCGGAACCGGACTACACGGACCTTATTGTCGAAGTTCCGCAGGAACTAACCGAATGGTTATTTCTTTTCATCTTTGCGAGATAGGTTGCCCCATTGTTGGTGGAACCAAAGGAGCGGTCCATGGATGTTCTGGAGGCCATCTACACAACTCGTGCAATGAGGCGCCTCTCAGCCGATCCCCTGCCCGAAGGCGTGGTACCGGAACTCTTTGACGCAGCGATACGCGGACCGTCTTCGGGCAATCAAATGAGACTCAGATTTCTCTGTGTCACCGACTTGAAACTTCGACAGACCATCCAGAGGATCTACCGAGAGTGTCTCGATGAGTTGAACCAGACCCGCTACGCCGACACCCAGTCGATGCTGGCTTCAGGAGACCAAGAAGATCCGGCCTATCAGCAGGTGTTCGCGATCGACCAGTCCGCCCAATGGCTGGCCGACAACCTTGATCAGCCGCCAATGTTGATCTTCGTGTTCGGCCATGCGGGGGGTGAGACAACGACGCTTCCCTGTCTATGGAACCTTTGCCTGGCCGCTCGGGCAGAGGGTCTAGGAACGGCAATCACGACATTGCTCAAGGTCCAGCGGGCGAGAGTGGAGGAGTTGCTGGGGCTTCCAC
Proteins encoded in this region:
- a CDS encoding ABC transporter substrate-binding protein — encoded protein: HVAELATGWMTENADVVAGWIAEAAATTSWAETYALAEPTHIRQTCAPAIAALPMWVARDTGMFGELNLTTECVQIGSGPETAAAMAAGEVEIATNIYNNMIPLVAGGFDVVGWYQQLEVNLFDVIVDVDFPVPEGADWKEVMAALDGTSVGVVARGAAAEDLARELMRLAGLDPENQTYVAVGLDPLSGLVSDTTQWTVTFDPFMVIAGLQGLGYQPFALMENEGPSSLHWPGLSQTSFRGYVEENPDVICAFSAGLNRAAAMIADPANLEAVVDIALDNLPMDNRGLVTAIVSKYTDKFSLTGKADRDIISTIGELSVEVGKAESVLTADDLILEPSC
- a CDS encoding ABC transporter ATP-binding protein, with amino-acid sequence MSLEIGAGEFVAIVGPSGCGKTTILNLLSGLIPPTAGTVKRNGQEVDGPSRDIGYMLARAALSPWRSARRNVELGLEIHGVNRQERRRRAEELLSLLHLDGFANAFPSQLSQGMRQRVAIARTLAIEPALWLLDEPFGALDAQTRMAVQSEFVGLWEQSEGSTVILVTHDLEEAVLLADRVIVMTARPGRIKSDTAVDLPRPRVIDELRFDDQFRELEHQIWQELRDEII
- a CDS encoding ABC transporter permease; translation: MRSSDEERETQAHSAGRLPIRFDVNSLDLKRSPARKVLDRVDLPVQAVRLILLALILWVWQSERIFDGVSLLGFEIFPEIPALFRGTPSGVWDYISKTWDDSVFWGDVKVTSLEALLGFVYGSSAGLVVGLLLGRFRRLARIFAPFLIITNAAPKVAFAPILILWYGVDIGSKIALATIIVFFIVQIPVQAAVGGIDPDLDTVASSLGASQLQKFRLVVLPGILGPLFGALRLGSIYAILAAVFGEFIASKRGLGQRLITASNQFNFGAAFALILILAFLALLFNFVMGVLERRLLRWQDDGGKGSVISL
- a CDS encoding glucose 1-dehydrogenase, yielding MSGRLDGMVAVITGAASGIGAGTARRFVDEGASVVLADIQQEIGESLAAELGDSAAFALTDVTSEDDVAAAVGMAVARWGQLDVMFNNAGILGAVGSIADTSVEDWERTISVLLTGAFLGSKHAARVMIPKGSGSIINTSSIAGITGGLGPHAYSTAKRGVIGLTQTVASEMAAHGIRVNAIAPGNTVSAMTADVMTGDHSNLEQAAAVIQSKSPLGIAGEVGDIAGAAVYLASDEARYITGHTLVIDGGQVNAGTVAKFHVAEPGLHSEAGNRN
- a CDS encoding nuclear transport factor 2 family protein, whose amino-acid sequence is MTNTPTEVVSSFIASIERRDAAAAVAHLSSQCEYDNVPIGKVHGKVAVLDILEPLLGSCLTVEWPVLRSAAEGNLVFNERLDRFEMAHGWVELEVAGMFEVTDGEISLWRDYFDLATFQNQLPGS
- a CDS encoding nitroreductase family protein, with product MEPKERSMDVLEAIYTTRAMRRLSADPLPEGVVPELFDAAIRGPSSGNQMRLRFLCVTDLKLRQTIQRIYRECLDELNQTRYADTQSMLASGDQEDPAYQQVFAIDQSAQWLADNLDQPPMLIFVFGHAGGETTTLPCLWNLCLAARAEGLGTAITTLLKVQRARVEELLGLPPDGPWQMHAMVPIGYPLGRWGVARRRPANEVVYSEQWGAPVTWTVDEPCFSGDENRVG